A section of the Serratia liquefaciens ATCC 27592 genome encodes:
- a CDS encoding co-chaperone YbbN: protein MLAQAVVDINETNLHQTLEQSMSLPVVFYFWSDRSQHCLQLTPILDKLAAEYAGQFVLAKVDCDAEQAIAAQFGLRSLPTVYLFKDGQPVDGFQGPQPEEMIREFLQRFLPKEEDLKLAQATELLAEGNATEALPLLKDAWQASQQRSDIGLTLAETQIALNRTEDAETVLATIPLQDRDTRYQGLVAQIELLKQAADTPEIQQLQQQVEQQPENVDLAVQLALQLHQVGRNEEALELLMGHLKKDLAAANGNARKTLMDILAALGTGDALAAKYRRQLYSLLY, encoded by the coding sequence ATGCTAGCTCAAGCTGTTGTTGATATTAACGAAACTAACCTGCACCAGACGCTGGAACAGTCAATGTCCCTGCCGGTGGTGTTCTACTTCTGGTCGGATCGCAGCCAACACTGTCTGCAGCTCACCCCGATACTGGACAAACTGGCGGCGGAATATGCCGGTCAGTTCGTGCTGGCAAAAGTGGATTGCGACGCCGAACAGGCCATCGCGGCCCAGTTTGGCCTGCGTTCTTTGCCGACGGTGTACCTGTTCAAAGACGGCCAGCCGGTCGACGGATTCCAGGGCCCGCAGCCGGAAGAGATGATCCGCGAATTCCTGCAGCGTTTCCTGCCCAAAGAAGAAGATTTGAAGCTGGCGCAGGCGACTGAATTGCTGGCCGAAGGCAATGCCACTGAGGCGTTACCGCTGTTGAAAGACGCCTGGCAAGCCAGCCAGCAACGCAGCGATATTGGCCTGACACTGGCAGAAACCCAGATAGCGCTGAACCGCACTGAAGATGCCGAAACCGTGCTGGCGACCATTCCGCTGCAGGATCGTGATACCCGCTATCAGGGTCTGGTGGCGCAGATTGAGCTGCTGAAGCAGGCTGCCGACACGCCGGAAATTCAACAGTTGCAACAGCAGGTGGAACAGCAACCGGAGAACGTCGATTTAGCCGTGCAGCTGGCGCTGCAACTGCATCAGGTCGGGCGCAATGAAGAAGCGCTGGAGCTGCTAATGGGGCATCTGAAGAAAGATCTCGCCGCCGCCAATGGCAACGCGCGCAAGACGCTGATGGATATTCTGGCCGCGCTGGGCACCGGCGACGCATTAGCAGCTAAGTACCGCCGTCAGTTGTATTCATTACTGTATTAA
- a CDS encoding SDR family oxidoreductase: MQKAVLITGCSSGIGLIAAQDLRNRGYRVLAACRKPQDVENMRQLGLEGIELDLDDSASVERAAAQVIELTDNRLYGLFNNGGFGVYGPLSSISRQQLERQFATNLFGTHQLTQLLLPAMLPHGEGRIIQTSSVMGLVSSAGRGAYAASKFALEAWSDALRMELHGTGIQVSLIEPGPISTHFTQNVNQAQSDKPVHNPGIAKRLTLPPEAILPKLRHALESPRAKLRYPVTLLAHALSVLRRILPGRCLDWLLRSNG; the protein is encoded by the coding sequence ATGCAAAAAGCAGTGTTGATAACCGGCTGTTCCAGCGGGATTGGATTGATTGCGGCACAGGATCTGCGTAACCGTGGCTACCGCGTGCTGGCCGCCTGCCGCAAACCGCAGGACGTGGAAAACATGCGCCAGCTTGGGCTGGAAGGCATTGAGCTGGATCTGGACGACAGCGCCAGCGTCGAACGTGCCGCCGCACAGGTGATCGAACTGACCGACAATCGGCTGTACGGCCTGTTCAACAACGGCGGCTTTGGCGTTTATGGGCCGCTGAGCAGCATTTCGCGCCAGCAGCTGGAACGCCAATTCGCCACCAACCTGTTTGGCACCCATCAGTTAACCCAGTTGCTGTTGCCGGCGATGCTGCCGCACGGCGAGGGGCGCATTATTCAGACCAGTTCGGTGATGGGGCTGGTTTCCAGCGCCGGACGCGGTGCCTATGCCGCCAGCAAGTTTGCGCTGGAAGCCTGGTCCGATGCTCTGCGTATGGAGCTGCACGGTACCGGCATTCAGGTCAGCCTGATTGAGCCCGGCCCCATCTCCACCCACTTTACCCAGAACGTCAATCAGGCGCAGAGCGACAAACCGGTGCATAACCCCGGTATTGCCAAGCGCCTGACGCTGCCGCCGGAAGCCATTTTGCCCAAATTGCGCCACGCGCTGGAAAGTCCAAGGGCTAAACTGCGTTACCCGGTGACCCTGCTGGCGCACGCGCTCAGCGTATTGCGTCGCATCCTGCCGGGCCGCTGCCTGGACTGGCTGCTGCGCAGCAACGGTTAA
- the ybbP gene encoding putative ABC transporter permease subunit YbbP, with amino-acid sequence MIWRWFWREWRSPSLLIVWLALTLSMACVLALGSISDRMDKGLSQQSRDFIAGDRVLRSARPVPEGWLLDAQQQGLKVSRQLSFTTMTYAGDRPQLADVKATDLAYPLYGKLETRPANAKLTPGSVLVAPRLLALLNVKVGDTLDVGDTQLRIAGEIIQEPDSGFNPFQTAPRIMINLADVDKTGAVQPGSRLTYRYMFAGAAQDIQRYEDRLTPQLGPDQRWFGLQESGSALGKSLQRSQQFLLLSALLTLLLSIAAVAVAMSHYCRSRYDLIAVLKTLGAGRSALRKLIVGQWLAVILLAAVCGGIIGLGFEAVLIRLLAPVLPGELPAAGTWPWLWAIGALLMISLLVGLRPYRQLLATQPLRVLRRDVVANVWRLRYFLPVTAVIVVALLIALMGASTLLWSILAGILVLALLLGAIGWGSLLLLRRITLKNLALRLAVNRLLHQPWVTVSQLAAFSLSFMLLALLLVLRGDLLERWQQQLPPDSPNYFLLNLTEAQVPQVKTFLQQHQIAPETYYPIVRVRLTEINQQVATERVHEDDPGGEAVNRELNLTWLADLPAHNPLLAGSWPPKTGEVSMDQGIAGRLKIKLGDTLTFSGDTQSFSAKVTSLRQVDWESLKPNFYFIFPPGALDGQPQTWLTSFRYDGDGQMLTQLNRQFPTLSLLDIGSILKQVGGVLQQVSRALEVMVVLVVLCGGLLLMAQVQVGMRQRRQELVVYRTLGAGKRLLRSTLWCEFALLGLVAGIAAAVGAEAALWLLQSQVFDFPWAPTPVLWWALPLLSALLLSLCGGWLGVRLLRGQALFRSYDG; translated from the coding sequence ATGATCTGGCGCTGGTTCTGGCGCGAGTGGCGCTCGCCGTCGCTGCTGATCGTTTGGCTGGCGCTGACGCTGTCGATGGCCTGCGTACTGGCATTGGGCAGCATCAGCGATCGTATGGACAAGGGCCTGAGTCAGCAGAGCCGCGATTTTATCGCCGGTGATCGTGTGCTGCGCAGCGCCCGGCCGGTACCGGAAGGCTGGCTGCTGGATGCGCAGCAGCAGGGGCTGAAGGTCAGCCGGCAACTGTCGTTCACCACCATGACCTACGCCGGAGACCGGCCGCAGTTGGCGGACGTGAAGGCCACCGATCTGGCCTATCCGCTGTACGGCAAGCTGGAGACCCGTCCGGCTAATGCCAAGCTGACGCCGGGCAGCGTATTGGTCGCACCGCGTTTGCTGGCGCTGTTGAACGTAAAGGTGGGTGATACGTTGGACGTGGGCGACACCCAACTGCGGATTGCCGGTGAAATCATTCAGGAGCCGGATTCCGGCTTTAACCCGTTCCAGACCGCGCCGCGTATCATGATCAATCTGGCGGATGTGGATAAAACCGGGGCTGTGCAGCCAGGCAGTCGCCTGACCTACCGTTATATGTTTGCCGGAGCTGCGCAGGATATTCAGCGTTATGAAGATCGCCTGACGCCGCAGCTCGGCCCGGATCAGCGCTGGTTCGGACTGCAGGAATCCGGCAGCGCATTAGGCAAATCGCTGCAGCGTTCGCAGCAGTTCTTGCTGTTGTCCGCATTGCTGACTTTGCTGCTGTCGATTGCCGCCGTAGCGGTGGCGATGAGCCACTATTGCCGCAGTCGTTACGATCTGATCGCGGTGCTGAAAACGCTGGGTGCCGGTCGTAGTGCGTTGCGTAAGCTGATTGTCGGCCAGTGGCTGGCGGTGATCCTGCTGGCTGCGGTATGCGGGGGGATTATCGGGTTGGGATTTGAGGCGGTGTTGATCCGCCTGCTGGCTCCGGTGTTGCCGGGGGAGCTGCCTGCCGCCGGGACCTGGCCGTGGCTGTGGGCGATCGGCGCGTTGCTGATGATTTCGCTGCTGGTGGGGCTGCGGCCATACCGGCAGCTGTTGGCGACTCAGCCGCTGCGGGTGCTACGCCGCGATGTGGTGGCTAACGTCTGGCGGCTGCGCTACTTCCTGCCGGTGACGGCGGTGATTGTGGTAGCGTTGCTGATCGCGCTGATGGGCGCCAGCACGCTGCTGTGGTCGATCCTGGCCGGTATTCTGGTGCTGGCCTTGCTGTTGGGCGCTATCGGTTGGGGCAGCCTGCTGCTGCTGCGCCGTATTACGCTTAAAAACCTGGCACTGCGTCTGGCGGTTAACCGTCTGTTGCATCAGCCTTGGGTGACGGTGAGCCAACTGGCGGCCTTTTCGCTGTCGTTTATGCTGTTGGCGTTATTGCTGGTGTTGCGTGGCGATCTGCTCGAACGCTGGCAACAACAACTGCCGCCGGACAGCCCAAACTACTTCCTGTTGAACCTGACCGAAGCGCAGGTGCCGCAGGTGAAGACTTTCCTGCAACAGCATCAAATTGCACCTGAGACCTACTATCCGATTGTCCGTGTTCGCCTGACCGAGATTAACCAGCAGGTGGCGACCGAACGGGTGCATGAGGACGATCCGGGCGGTGAAGCGGTGAATCGCGAACTGAACCTGACCTGGCTGGCGGATTTGCCGGCGCACAATCCTTTGCTGGCGGGCAGTTGGCCGCCTAAGACCGGCGAAGTGTCGATGGATCAGGGTATTGCCGGGCGGCTCAAGATCAAGCTGGGCGATACGCTGACCTTCAGTGGCGATACCCAGTCGTTCAGCGCCAAGGTGACCAGCCTGCGGCAGGTGGATTGGGAAAGTCTGAAGCCGAACTTTTACTTTATCTTCCCGCCGGGTGCGCTGGACGGTCAGCCGCAAACCTGGCTCACCAGTTTCCGCTATGACGGGGATGGCCAGATGTTAACCCAGCTCAACCGTCAGTTCCCGACGCTCAGCCTGCTGGATATCGGCTCGATCCTCAAACAGGTGGGCGGCGTGCTGCAGCAGGTCAGCCGCGCACTGGAAGTGATGGTGGTGCTGGTGGTGTTGTGTGGCGGCCTGTTGCTGATGGCCCAGGTGCAGGTGGGGATGCGTCAGCGACGTCAGGAGTTGGTGGTGTATCGCACGCTGGGCGCAGGCAAGCGTCTGTTGCGCAGTACGCTGTGGTGTGAATTTGCCCTGCTGGGGCTGGTGGCGGGCATCGCCGCTGCGGTGGGCGCTGAGGCGGCACTGTGGCTGTTGCAAAGCCAGGTGTTTGACTTCCCGTGGGCACCGACACCGGTGCTGTGGTGGGCACTGCCGTTGCTCAGCGCGCTGTTGCTGTCGCTGTGTGGCGGTTGGCTGGGCGTGCGTTTGCTACGTGGTCAGGCGCTGTTCCGCAGCTACGACGGCTAG
- the tesA gene encoding multifunctional acyl-CoA thioesterase I/protease I/lysophospholipase L1 — translation MNFKNVFRWHLPFLLLLGLFSLRAVAADTLLILGDSLSAGYRLPVAQAWPTLLADQWQKKPGDPQLVNASISGDTAAQGLARLPELLKQHQPRWVLIELGANDGLRGFPAQDLQRDLGQIITLVQQAGAQPLLMQIRIPPNYGRRYTEAFSAVYPQLAKQFNIPLLPFYMEQVVVKAEWMQDDGLHPNKDAQPFIATWMAERLEPLVKHESN, via the coding sequence ATGAACTTCAAGAACGTTTTCCGCTGGCATCTTCCCTTCCTTTTGCTGTTGGGATTATTCAGTTTACGCGCTGTCGCCGCCGATACCCTGTTGATTTTAGGCGACAGTTTAAGCGCCGGTTATCGCTTGCCGGTGGCGCAGGCCTGGCCGACGCTGTTGGCCGATCAATGGCAGAAAAAGCCGGGCGATCCGCAACTGGTCAACGCCAGTATCAGCGGCGACACCGCTGCACAGGGGCTGGCCCGCCTGCCCGAATTGCTAAAACAGCACCAGCCGCGCTGGGTGCTGATTGAATTGGGCGCCAACGATGGTCTGCGAGGTTTCCCGGCACAGGACCTGCAGCGCGATCTCGGCCAAATCATCACCTTGGTACAGCAGGCCGGCGCACAGCCGCTGCTGATGCAGATCCGCATCCCGCCCAACTATGGCCGCCGTTATACCGAGGCCTTCAGCGCGGTTTACCCTCAGTTGGCCAAACAGTTCAACATTCCGCTGCTGCCGTTCTATATGGAACAGGTGGTGGTAAAAGCGGAATGGATGCAGGATGACGGATTGCATCCCAATAAGGATGCCCAACCGTTTATCGCCACCTGGATGGCGGAACGTCTGGAACCTCTAGTAAAACATGAGTCTAACTAA
- a CDS encoding sugar porter family MFS transporter, protein MSTTVKVSAAEKSQSNAGMTFFVCFLAALAGLLFGLDIGVIAGALPFITDSFNITSSQQEWVVSSMMFGAAVGAVGSGWMNFRIGRKYSLMIGAVLFVVGSLCSAAAPNVEILLISRVLLGLAVGVASYTAPIYLSEIAPEKIRGSMISMYQLMITIGILAAYLSDTAFSYTGAWRWMLGVITIPAVLLLIGVFFLPDSPRWLASRNRHEQARQVLEKLRDTSAQAQHELNEIRESLKLKQSGWALFKDNKNFRRAVFLGVLLQVMQQFTGMNVIMYYAPKIFGLAGFASTAQQMWGTVIVGLVNVLATFIAIGLVDRWGRKPTLTLGFVVMAVGMGALGTMMNVGMTSPAEQYFAIIMLLMFIVGFAMSAGPLIWVLCSEIQPLKGRDFGITCSTATNWIANMIVGATFLTMLNSLGSAHTFWVYAALNLVFIFITLALIPETKNISLEHIERNLMAGKPLRNIGSR, encoded by the coding sequence ATGAGTACTACCGTCAAAGTGTCGGCGGCTGAAAAGAGCCAGAGCAATGCAGGGATGACTTTTTTCGTCTGTTTTCTGGCCGCACTGGCTGGGTTGCTATTCGGTCTGGATATCGGGGTTATTGCGGGTGCTCTGCCGTTTATCACCGACTCGTTTAACATCACCAGCTCCCAGCAGGAGTGGGTGGTCAGCTCAATGATGTTTGGGGCGGCGGTTGGCGCCGTGGGGAGTGGCTGGATGAACTTCCGTATCGGGCGTAAATACAGCCTGATGATTGGCGCCGTGTTGTTTGTCGTTGGTTCACTGTGCTCAGCTGCGGCTCCCAACGTGGAAATCTTGCTGATTTCTCGCGTGCTGCTTGGGCTGGCGGTGGGGGTGGCTTCTTATACCGCGCCGATTTATCTGTCTGAAATTGCCCCGGAGAAAATTCGCGGCAGCATGATCTCGATGTATCAGTTGATGATTACCATCGGCATTCTGGCGGCCTACCTGTCGGATACCGCATTCAGCTATACCGGCGCCTGGCGCTGGATGCTGGGCGTGATCACCATCCCTGCGGTATTGCTGTTGATCGGCGTGTTCTTCTTGCCGGATAGCCCGCGCTGGCTGGCTTCGCGCAATCGCCATGAGCAGGCGCGCCAGGTATTGGAAAAGCTGCGTGACACCAGCGCTCAGGCGCAGCACGAACTGAATGAAATTCGCGAAAGCCTTAAGCTGAAACAGAGCGGCTGGGCGCTGTTTAAAGACAATAAAAACTTCCGCCGTGCCGTGTTCCTTGGCGTCCTGCTGCAGGTGATGCAACAGTTCACCGGAATGAACGTCATCATGTACTACGCACCGAAAATTTTTGGCCTGGCGGGCTTTGCCAGTACCGCACAGCAGATGTGGGGGACGGTGATTGTCGGCCTGGTTAACGTGCTGGCGACCTTTATTGCCATCGGGTTGGTTGACCGCTGGGGGCGCAAACCGACGCTGACGCTGGGCTTTGTCGTCATGGCGGTGGGCATGGGCGCGCTGGGGACCATGATGAATGTGGGCATGACCTCGCCGGCCGAGCAATACTTTGCCATCATTATGCTGCTGATGTTTATTGTCGGTTTTGCCATGAGCGCCGGCCCGCTGATTTGGGTGCTGTGTTCAGAGATCCAGCCGCTGAAAGGCCGCGATTTTGGCATAACCTGTTCTACCGCCACCAACTGGATTGCCAACATGATCGTCGGGGCGACGTTCCTGACCATGCTCAATTCGCTGGGTAGCGCGCACACTTTCTGGGTGTACGCAGCGCTTAACCTGGTATTTATCTTCATCACGCTGGCGTTGATTCCGGAAACCAAAAATATCTCGCTGGAGCATATCGAACGCAATCTGATGGCCGGTAAACCGTTACGCAACATTGGTTCGCGCTAG
- the galE gene encoding UDP-glucose 4-epimerase GalE produces MAILVTGGAGYIGSHTVLALLERGEDVVVLDNLVNASEESLRRVAQLTGKAAKFYRGDIQDAGCLQRIFNEQQIASVIHFAGLKAVGESTQKPLEYYQNNVTGTLVLLEAMRQAGVHRFIFSSSATVYGENAPVPYREDMPIGGTTSPYGTSKWMVEQILQDFAKAEPTFSIIALRYFNPVGAHESGLIGEDPSGIPNNLLPYIAQVAIGQRESLSVFGGDYPTKDGTGVRDYIHVMDVAQGHLAAMDHLKQIAGFKAYNLGSGVGYSVLEMVQAFEKASGVTIPYQILPRRAGDLPAFWADASLAKQELGWQVQRGLDLMMRDTWNWQSKNPQGYRQ; encoded by the coding sequence ATGGCGATTTTGGTGACCGGCGGTGCCGGATACATTGGTTCGCACACCGTATTGGCGCTGCTGGAACGGGGTGAAGATGTGGTGGTGCTGGACAATTTGGTCAATGCGTCTGAAGAGTCCTTGCGACGCGTAGCCCAGCTGACGGGCAAAGCCGCAAAGTTCTATCGGGGTGATATACAGGACGCAGGCTGCTTGCAGCGGATCTTTAACGAGCAGCAGATTGCTTCGGTGATCCACTTCGCCGGTCTGAAGGCGGTAGGGGAGTCGACCCAGAAGCCCCTGGAGTATTATCAAAACAACGTGACGGGCACGTTGGTCCTGCTGGAAGCGATGCGTCAGGCCGGCGTTCACCGGTTTATCTTTAGCTCCTCCGCCACGGTGTACGGTGAAAATGCGCCGGTGCCTTATCGCGAGGATATGCCGATTGGCGGCACTACCAGCCCTTACGGTACCTCAAAATGGATGGTGGAGCAGATCCTGCAAGATTTTGCCAAGGCCGAACCGACATTTTCGATTATCGCGCTACGCTACTTCAACCCGGTAGGCGCCCATGAGTCGGGGCTGATTGGTGAAGATCCCAGCGGCATTCCCAATAACCTGCTGCCGTATATCGCGCAGGTCGCTATTGGCCAGCGTGAAAGCCTGAGCGTGTTCGGCGGCGATTACCCGACCAAAGACGGCACCGGCGTGCGTGATTACATTCACGTGATGGATGTTGCTCAGGGTCACCTGGCGGCGATGGACCACTTAAAACAGATCGCCGGTTTCAAAGCCTATAATTTGGGCTCGGGGGTAGGGTATTCGGTGTTGGAAATGGTGCAGGCGTTTGAGAAAGCCTCGGGGGTAACCATTCCCTACCAGATTTTACCGCGCCGTGCGGGCGATCTGCCTGCCTTCTGGGCCGATGCCAGCCTGGCGAAACAGGAGCTGGGCTGGCAAGTGCAACGCGGCCTTGATCTGATGATG
- the ybbA gene encoding putative ABC transporter ATP-binding protein YbbA → MPAENVLEVHHLSKHVGQGEHQLSILTGVELVVKPAQTIALIGESGSGKSTLLGILAGLDDGSEGEVHLLGESLTALDEEGRAALRAKNVGFVFQSFMLVPTLNALENVQLPALLRGESDRQSREQAVQLLEQLGLGKRLDHLPAQLSGGEQQRVALARAFSGRPRVLFADEPTGNLDRQTGERIADLLFSLNRDFSTTLILVTHDETLAARCQRRLRLREGKLWEEA, encoded by the coding sequence ATGCCAGCGGAAAACGTTCTTGAAGTTCATCATCTTAGTAAACACGTTGGTCAGGGTGAGCATCAGCTCTCCATCCTTACCGGAGTCGAGCTGGTTGTCAAACCCGCGCAGACAATTGCCCTGATTGGCGAGTCCGGTTCGGGCAAGTCAACGCTGCTGGGGATCCTCGCCGGGCTGGATGACGGCAGCGAAGGGGAGGTGCATTTGTTGGGCGAATCGCTGACCGCGCTGGACGAAGAGGGCCGCGCCGCGCTGCGTGCCAAAAATGTCGGCTTTGTCTTTCAATCATTTATGCTGGTGCCGACGCTCAATGCGCTGGAAAACGTGCAGTTGCCAGCGCTGCTGCGCGGTGAAAGTGACCGCCAGAGCCGTGAGCAGGCGGTGCAACTGTTGGAACAGTTGGGTTTGGGCAAGCGCCTTGATCATTTGCCGGCGCAGCTCTCCGGTGGCGAACAGCAGCGGGTGGCGCTGGCGCGGGCGTTTAGCGGGCGGCCACGGGTGCTGTTCGCCGATGAGCCGACCGGCAATCTCGATCGCCAGACCGGCGAGCGCATCGCCGATTTACTGTTTTCACTCAACCGCGATTTCTCCACCACCTTAATCCTGGTCACCCATGATGAAACCCTGGCGGCGCGCTGCCAGCGGCGGCTGCGCCTGCGCGAAGGCAAGCTGTGGGAGGAAGCATGA